In Fructilactobacillus cliffordii, a single genomic region encodes these proteins:
- a CDS encoding NAD(P)H-binding protein, with protein sequence MKYAVTAATGRFGQLVVNHLLTRVPFRDIVIIARNLDKAHQLYPAYLDIRQGDYGDPASLQAALTDVDRVLLISSHPNEAVPRITQHKNVVQAAVQNHVHWLGYTSFFHADRCQNPLAADHLATEQFINQTNLPHSFLRNNWYLNNEFPALQAALQQKDPIVTTAGKQSIGWAAESYYAQAAANLLSNPEDELKSSYELTGVFHTYTELIKAVRTVTGQDVQLQQLTPAEYQAWLQQQNLDAATQQFLINCQALMRSGALGPQVAKQTVEMGMSHETIAKRHAQYQDLPQTLSRPLPSLTEQVRDMLTPKPGYLL encoded by the coding sequence ATGAAATACGCGGTCACCGCGGCAACCGGCCGTTTTGGCCAGTTAGTCGTCAATCACCTACTAACTCGGGTGCCCTTTCGCGATATCGTGATTATTGCTCGTAATCTCGATAAAGCCCACCAGCTCTATCCCGCCTATTTAGACATCCGTCAGGGTGATTATGGCGATCCTGCCAGTTTACAAGCAGCGTTAACGGACGTTGACCGTGTCCTTTTGATTTCATCCCATCCGAATGAAGCGGTCCCGCGAATCACTCAACACAAAAACGTCGTCCAAGCCGCTGTCCAGAACCACGTGCACTGGCTTGGTTACACCAGTTTCTTTCACGCCGACCGCTGTCAGAATCCACTGGCCGCGGATCACTTGGCCACCGAACAATTCATTAACCAAACCAATTTGCCCCACTCCTTTCTACGGAACAATTGGTATCTAAACAACGAATTCCCAGCCCTTCAAGCAGCATTGCAGCAAAAAGACCCAATCGTAACGACGGCCGGCAAACAGAGCATTGGTTGGGCCGCAGAAAGCTATTACGCACAGGCGGCTGCCAATTTGTTGAGTAATCCCGAAGACGAATTAAAATCCAGTTACGAATTAACTGGCGTTTTCCATACTTACACAGAGTTAATCAAAGCCGTCCGGACCGTTACAGGTCAAGATGTCCAGTTACAACAGCTAACTCCAGCTGAATACCAAGCCTGGTTACAGCAGCAAAACTTAGACGCTGCCACCCAACAGTTCTTAATTAATTGCCAAGCTCTGATGCGTTCTGGTGCGTTAGGACCACAAGTAGCAAAACAAACGGTGGAAATGGGCATGAGTCACGAGACGATTGCAAAACGCCACGCTCAGTATCAGGACTTACCCCAAACGCTGAGCCGTCCTTTACCAAGCCTTACGGAACAAGTTCGAGACATGTTGACGCCGAAACCTGGTTATCTTTTATAG